In the Clupea harengus chromosome 16, Ch_v2.0.2, whole genome shotgun sequence genome, one interval contains:
- the psmc2 gene encoding 26S proteasome regulatory subunit 7: protein MPDYLGDEQRKVREEEKEDKPIRALDEGDIALLKTYGQSTYSRQIKQVEDDIQQLLKKINELTGIKESDTGLAPPALWDLAADKQTLQSEQPLQVARCTKIINADSEDPKYIINVKQFAKFVVDLSDQVAPTDIEEGMRVGVDRNKYQIHIPLPPKIDPTVTMMQVEEKPDVTYSDVGGCKEQIEKLREVVETPLLHPERFVNLGIEPPKGVLLFGPPGTGKTLCARAVANRTDACFIRVIGSELVQKYVGEGARMVRELFEMARTKKACLIFFDEIDAIGGARFDDGAGGDNEVQRTMLELINQLDGFDPRGNIKVLMATNRPDTLDPALMRPGRLDRKIEFSLPDLEGRTHIFKIHARSMSVERDIRFELLARLCPNSTGAEIRSVCTEAGMFAIRARRKIATEKDFLEAVNKVIKSYAKFSATPRYMTYN, encoded by the exons ATGCCTGACTATTTGGGAGACGAGCAGCGTAAAgtcagagaggaggaaaaagaggataAACCTATCAGAG CTTTGGATGAAGGCGACATTGCGCTTTTGAAAACATAT GGCCAAAGCACGTACTCCAGACAGATCAAGCAGGTGGAGGATGACATTCAGCAGCTCCTGAAGAAGATCAATGAGCTCACAG gcaTTAAGGAGTCTGATACAGGGTTGGCGCCACCCGCTCTGTGGGATCTGGCTGCGGATAAACAGACCCTGCAGAGCGAACAGCCACTGCAGGTCGCAAg ATGCACCAAGATCATCAACGCCGACTCCGAGGACCCCAAGTACATCATCAATGTCAAGCAGTTTGCCAAGTTTGTGGTGGACCTGAGCGACCAGGTGGCACCCACTGACATCGAGGAGGGCATGagagtggg GGTGGACAGAAACAAGTACCAGATTCACATTCCTCTACCACCTAAGATCGACCCAACTGTCACCATGATGCAG gtgGAGGAGAAGCCGGATGTGACCTACAGTGATGTGGGCGGCTGTAAGGAGCAGATTGAGAAACtgagggaggtggtggagaCGCCTCTGCTGCAC ccGGAGCGCTTTGTGAACCTGGGCATCGAGCCTCCTAAGGGTGTTCTGCTGTTCGGGCCTCCTGGCACGGGTAAGACTCTGTGTGCCCGCGCCGTGGCCAACCGCACAGATGCCTGCTTCATCCGCGTCATCGGCTCCGAGCTGGTCCAGAAGTACGTGGGAGAG ggtgCCAGGATGGTGAGGGAGCTCTTTGAGATGGCCAGGACTAAGAAAGCCTGTCTGATCTTCTTTGATGAGATCGATGCCATTGGAG GGGCCCGTTTCGATGACGGTGCCGGAGGCGACAACGAGGTCCAGAGGACCATGCTGGAGCTGATCAACCAGCTGGACGGGTTCGACCCGAGAGGGAACATCAAGGTTCTGATGGCCACCAACCGGCCCGACACCCTGGACCCCGCCCTCATGAGGCCTGGACGACTGGACCGCAAGATCGAGTTCAGCCTGCCAGACCTGGAG gggcGTACTCACATCTTTAAGATCCACGCTCGCTCTATGAGTGTGGAGAGGGATATCCGCTTCGAGCTGCTCGCCCGCCTCTGTCCCAACAGCACTG GCGCGGAGATCCGCAGTGTGTGCACAGAGGCCGGCATGTTTGCCATCAGGGCTCGCCGGAAGATCGCCACAGAGAAGGACTTCCTGGAGGCCGTGAACAAGGTCATCAAGTCCTACGCCAAGTTCAGCGCCACACCGCGTTACATGACCTACAACTAA